One segment of Solanum stenotomum isolate F172 chromosome 1, ASM1918654v1, whole genome shotgun sequence DNA contains the following:
- the LOC125870326 gene encoding NDR1/HIN1-like protein 13, translating into MADRVHPMDLPSSSNPPSSNNSGEVVSPKKPSFPSPAKPVQPPAGTYVVQVPKDQIYKYPPPENSRRYESLTKRKPRRSCCCRCLCFTFSVLLLLIISIGITAGVLYLVYRPEAPKYTISSIAIKNFNFTASSRISPEFDISVRAENPNNKLGIYYRKGSSVTVVYSGVDLSAGALPAFYQPANNVTVFQTALKGSNVILGNAVKSTLRNEQMKGKVPFRVNIKAPVKIKIGAVKTWEITVKVNCDVTVDALTVKSKLVSKDCDYSVRLW; encoded by the coding sequence ATGGCGGATCGAGTACATCCTATGGATTTACCATCATCAAGCAATCCTCCGTCCTCGAACAACTCCGGCGAAGTAGTTTCACCGAAAAAACCATCATTTCCATCGCCGGCGAAGCCTGTACAGCCACCGGCGGGAACTTACGTAGTTCAAGTTCCGAAGGATCAAATTTACAAGTATCCTCCACCAGAGAATTCTCGCCGGTATGAGTCTCTTACTAAACGAAAGCCTCGCCGGAGCTGCTGCTGTCGTTGTCTCTGCTTCACTTTCTCCGTTCTACTTCTGCTTATTATATCAATCGGAATCACCGCCGGAGTTCTATACCTTGTGTACCGCCCTGAAGCACCGAAGTACACCATTTCCAGCATTGCGATTAAGAATTTCAACTTCACAGCGTCTTCGAGAATCTCGCCTGAGTTCGACATTTCCGTCAGAGCTGAAAATCCGAACAACAAATTAGGAATTTACTACCGGAAAGGAAGTTCAGTTACGGTGGTTTACTCCGGCGTGGATCTTTCCGCCGGTGCATTACCGGCGTTTTATCAGCCGGCGAATAATGTAACGGTTTTTCAAACGGCGTTGAAAGGTTCGAACGTTATACTTGGAAACGCCGTTAAGTCGACGTTAAGAAATGAACAGATGAAAGGGAAAGTGCCGTTCAGAGTGAATATTAAAGCGCCGGTTAAGATTAAGATTGGGGCAGTGAAGACCTGGGAAATCACCGTTAAAGTTAACTGTGACGTAACGGTGGATGCGTTGACCGTTAAGTCGAAATTGGTATCTAAGGATTGTGATTATAGTGTGAGGCTTTGGTAG
- the LOC125870341 gene encoding uncharacterized protein LOC125870341, with amino-acid sequence MESGFTAEDLSKIGGIATVSLLHSFIPTHWLPFSIVGRAQKWTLSRTLFVTAFGAVLHVLSTSLLGITAITISNTIAGEETVHKLASLLLVVLGGSYVILHLFGKGGHSHSHNQPMEKMAVAGLILVPALSPCATTLPVFLAVGNSSSMMVLAIIVLLFSTITVMTSLVALSFYGASQLKFQWVERYDKLLVGSVLCLVGILTLIFHDHDEVGSSGVHVHRKLSLL; translated from the exons ATGGAAAGTGGGTTTACTGCAGAAGATCTATCCAAGATCGGAGGTATTGCTACCGTATCACTGCTTCATTCCTTCATCCCAACTCATTGGTTGCCATTTTCCATTGTGGGTCGTGCTCAAAAATGGACTCTTTCAAGAACCCTTTTCGTCA CTGCATTTGGAGCAGTATTGCACGTGTTATCCACCTCACTTCTTGGCATAACGGCAATAACAATATCAAACACAATTGCTGGGGAGGAAACAGTGCACAAACTGGCTTCCTTATTGCTTGTAGTTCTTGGTGGTAGTTATGTCATCTTGCATCTCTTTGGAAAGGGTGGTCATAGCCATTCACACAATCAACCAATGGAGAAGATGGCTGTGGCAGGTCTTATACTTGTTCCTGCATTGTCTCCTTGTGCAACCACTCTGCCTGTATTTCTTGCTGTTGGAAATTCGTCCTCCATGATGGTGCTTGCCATCATAGTTTTACTTTTCAG TACTATTACTGTAATGACCTCATTGGTGGCTCTATCATTTTATGGTGCAAGTCAACTCAAGTTCCAATGGGTGGAACGCTACGATAAGCTTCTCGTTGGTTCTGTGCTGTGTTTGGTGGGCATTTTGACCCTTATTTTTCACGATCACGATGAAGTAGGTTCCTCAGGAGTCCACGTGCACAGAAAACTTAGTTTGCTGTAG